A genomic segment from Actinoplanes sichuanensis encodes:
- a CDS encoding aminotransferase class III-fold pyridoxal phosphate-dependent enzyme, translating into MKHRLSRQHVVDMCRTMLDRGYLKATEGNVSVRIPGHELYAVTPSNYDYDRMRVEDICIVDFNGKHVPDPDGAGGLVPSIECGMHANVYRERPDVNAIVHTHQPYASALAFLRKPIPALTDEQVRFLGKEVAIIDYAPSGTGFLAKNVQKKVASGDNAFIIANHGVVALGTDPDRAVFNMALLEKVSIAYLMALTSEAGKVYTIPDTIREIAFSKLKKDEKRIAAQITEAVEPVRVADDEELPTSAAVEAPAESASSADLGYSISEYLDVDDTIRRLKALVAQPLRGLRHDALLDTLNYFETKCRASKEITERAKKRIPGGVQHNLAFNYPFPLAVDKAEGAYLTDRDGNVYIDFLQAGGPTILGSNYAPVNEAVAEVIKASGPVTGLFHEYELKLAEIINQYMPHIEMYRSLGSGTEAVMAAVRAARASTGKKMVIKVGGAYHGWSDTVVYGLRVPGSFRMNAKGIPFGATGRTRESFPHDLGTLKRKLIENRLRGGTAAVIVEPLGPESGTRPVPKDFNAQVRKLCDEFGSMLIFDEVVTGFRTGLGGAAGYFGVTPDLTVFGKAVSGGYPMAGGVGGSAKAMAVFGSGLDGKNGAHIQVGGTLSANPLSCAAGYFAIKEMARTNAPVIAGRAGDRLTRGLQKLIDKYGLPYVAYNQGSIVHLESSGVLMLDMRNPVKLFKENKGRKKLMEQMGAAYAAHGIITLAGSRMYTSMADTDEVIDDALSRFDQVFAQVEGV; encoded by the coding sequence GTGAAACATCGCCTTTCCCGCCAGCACGTCGTCGACATGTGCCGGACGATGCTCGACCGCGGTTACCTGAAGGCGACCGAGGGCAACGTCTCGGTCCGCATCCCCGGTCACGAGCTGTACGCGGTGACGCCGAGCAACTACGACTACGACCGGATGCGGGTCGAGGACATCTGCATCGTCGACTTCAACGGCAAGCACGTGCCCGACCCGGACGGTGCCGGTGGCCTGGTCCCGTCGATCGAGTGCGGCATGCACGCCAACGTCTACCGCGAGCGGCCGGACGTCAACGCGATCGTGCACACCCACCAGCCGTACGCCTCGGCGCTCGCGTTCCTGCGCAAGCCGATCCCGGCGCTCACCGACGAGCAGGTCCGCTTCCTCGGCAAAGAGGTCGCGATCATCGACTACGCCCCGTCCGGCACCGGTTTCCTGGCCAAGAACGTGCAGAAGAAGGTGGCCAGCGGCGACAACGCGTTCATCATCGCCAACCACGGTGTGGTGGCGCTGGGCACCGACCCGGACCGGGCGGTGTTCAACATGGCGCTGCTGGAGAAGGTGTCGATCGCCTACCTGATGGCGCTCACGTCGGAGGCCGGCAAGGTCTACACGATTCCGGACACGATCCGCGAGATCGCCTTCAGCAAGCTCAAGAAGGACGAGAAGCGGATCGCCGCGCAGATCACCGAGGCCGTCGAGCCGGTCCGGGTCGCCGACGACGAGGAGTTGCCGACCAGCGCGGCCGTCGAGGCCCCGGCCGAATCGGCGAGTTCAGCGGACCTCGGCTACTCGATCAGCGAGTATCTCGACGTGGACGACACCATCCGCCGGCTCAAGGCCCTGGTCGCCCAGCCGCTGCGCGGTCTGCGTCACGATGCGCTGCTCGACACGCTGAACTACTTCGAGACGAAGTGCCGGGCCTCCAAGGAGATCACCGAGCGGGCCAAGAAGCGCATCCCCGGCGGTGTCCAGCACAACCTGGCGTTCAACTACCCGTTCCCGCTGGCCGTCGACAAGGCCGAGGGCGCGTATCTGACCGACCGGGACGGCAACGTCTACATCGACTTCCTGCAGGCCGGTGGCCCGACCATCCTGGGCAGCAACTACGCGCCGGTGAACGAGGCCGTGGCCGAGGTGATCAAGGCGTCTGGACCGGTGACCGGCCTGTTCCACGAGTACGAGCTGAAGCTCGCCGAGATCATCAACCAGTACATGCCGCACATCGAGATGTACCGGTCGCTGGGTTCCGGCACCGAGGCCGTGATGGCGGCGGTGCGGGCGGCGCGGGCGAGCACCGGCAAGAAGATGGTGATCAAGGTCGGTGGCGCCTACCACGGCTGGTCCGACACCGTCGTGTACGGCCTGCGGGTGCCCGGCTCGTTCCGGATGAACGCCAAGGGCATCCCGTTCGGCGCCACCGGCCGTACCCGCGAATCCTTCCCGCATGATCTGGGAACGCTGAAGCGCAAGCTGATCGAGAACCGGTTGCGCGGAGGCACCGCCGCGGTGATCGTCGAGCCGCTCGGCCCGGAGTCCGGCACCCGGCCGGTGCCGAAGGACTTCAACGCGCAGGTCCGCAAGCTGTGCGACGAGTTCGGCTCGATGCTGATCTTCGACGAGGTGGTGACCGGTTTCCGTACCGGCCTCGGCGGCGCGGCGGGCTATTTCGGTGTGACACCGGACCTGACGGTGTTCGGCAAGGCGGTCTCCGGTGGCTACCCGATGGCCGGCGGGGTCGGCGGCAGCGCCAAGGCGATGGCCGTGTTCGGCTCCGGGCTGGACGGCAAGAACGGCGCGCACATCCAGGTCGGCGGCACCCTGTCGGCGAACCCACTGTCCTGCGCGGCCGGCTACTTCGCGATCAAGGAGATGGCCCGCACCAACGCCCCGGTGATCGCCGGTAGGGCCGGTGACCGGCTGACCCGCGGCCTGCAGAAGCTGATCGACAAGTACGGCCTGCCGTACGTCGCCTACAACCAGGGTTCGATCGTGCACCTGGAGTCGAGTGGTGTGCTGATGCTCGACATGCGCAACCCGGTCAAGCTGTTCAAGGAGAACAAGGGCCGCAAGAAGCTGATGGAGCAGATGGGCGCCGCGTACGCCGCGCACGGCATCATCACGCTGGCCGGGTCGCGGATGTACACGTCGATGGCCGACACCGACGAGGTCATCGACGATGCCCTCAGCCGGTTCGACCAGGTCTTCGCGCAGGTCGAAGGGGTCTGA
- a CDS encoding PucR family transcriptional regulator — translation MTYHGVTNSPWLRVPTDLAVAMRPRLPAAVAAIAAAVGESSEAGGEKFERDVRTAVQVALDRFLDLAGTDEPALPPRIREVFVALGAAEARESRGPEALLASLRIASRLLLRTATEALTEQRPVSVAEVIDLSDATNAFIDELANACTDGLTRQLREQAGEGDRRRRQLADLLLAGGSPPELVREAAAGIGWPGVDGVVPVLLPPDQARDARFRFGADGVVAERGRDAVLLLRAGPRADRAALTEALHGRDAVVGPALPWTEVPQAVRLAERAAELAPAGPGPTFVDDHFAALALRGEPGALAVLTAQRLAPLAGLRAGQRDAFLVTLSSWLRHWGSRTAVAAELFVHPQTVSYRLNRLRELLGDDLDDPRIRFELQLVLTDR, via the coding sequence GTGACTTATCACGGCGTGACAAATTCGCCCTGGCTGCGCGTGCCGACGGATCTGGCCGTCGCCATGCGGCCGCGTCTGCCCGCGGCCGTCGCCGCGATCGCCGCCGCGGTGGGCGAGAGCAGTGAGGCGGGTGGGGAGAAATTCGAGCGCGACGTCCGTACCGCCGTGCAGGTCGCTCTTGATCGTTTCCTGGATCTCGCCGGAACCGACGAACCGGCGCTGCCGCCGCGCATCCGTGAGGTGTTCGTGGCGCTCGGCGCGGCCGAGGCGCGGGAGAGCCGCGGCCCGGAGGCCCTGCTCGCGTCGCTGCGGATCGCGTCGCGTCTGCTGCTGCGCACCGCCACCGAGGCGCTGACCGAACAGCGGCCGGTCAGCGTCGCCGAGGTGATCGACCTGTCCGACGCCACCAACGCGTTCATCGACGAACTGGCCAACGCGTGCACCGACGGGCTGACCCGCCAGCTGCGCGAACAAGCGGGTGAAGGCGATCGGCGCCGTCGTCAGCTGGCCGATCTGCTGCTCGCCGGGGGCAGTCCTCCGGAACTGGTCCGCGAGGCCGCGGCCGGGATCGGCTGGCCCGGCGTCGACGGTGTGGTGCCGGTGCTGCTGCCGCCGGACCAGGCCCGCGACGCACGGTTCCGGTTCGGGGCGGACGGCGTGGTCGCCGAGCGCGGGCGCGACGCGGTGCTGCTGCTGCGGGCCGGGCCGCGCGCCGACCGGGCGGCGCTCACCGAGGCCCTGCACGGGCGCGACGCCGTCGTCGGGCCGGCGCTGCCGTGGACCGAGGTGCCACAGGCGGTCCGCCTCGCCGAACGAGCCGCCGAACTGGCCCCGGCCGGTCCCGGGCCGACCTTCGTCGACGACCATTTCGCGGCGCTGGCGTTGCGCGGCGAACCCGGCGCCCTCGCGGTCCTCACCGCTCAGCGGCTCGCGCCCCTGGCCGGGCTGCGGGCGGGCCAGCGCGACGCGTTCCTGGTCACCCTCTCCAGCTGGTTGCGGCATTGGGGATCGCGTACGGCGGTCGCCGCCGAGCTGTTCGTGCATCCGCAGACGGTCAGTTACCGCCTGAACCGGCTGCGCGAACTCCTCGGCGACGACCTCGACGACCCCCGGATCCGGTTCGAGCTCCAACTGGTCCTCACTGACCGGTGA
- a CDS encoding NIPSNAP family protein: MIVELRQYTLRPGRRDDLVELFDREFVESQEALGMRVLGQFRDLDHPDRFVWLRGFPDMAVRLRGLREFYGGPVWKEHGPAANDTMLDSDDVLLLKEIVPLPPRADREPAALTATVWFRDRPFDAEFTAWFAARAAGAVAVLATEYAVNDFPALPVREGEHAFVWFARHEETVEVPARFGVTGTDRLHLLATVRSAFR, from the coding sequence ATGATCGTGGAGCTGCGGCAGTACACATTGCGTCCCGGCCGACGCGACGACCTGGTCGAACTGTTCGACCGTGAGTTCGTCGAGTCCCAGGAGGCGCTGGGCATGCGGGTGCTCGGCCAGTTCCGCGACCTCGACCACCCGGACCGGTTCGTCTGGCTGCGCGGTTTCCCGGACATGGCGGTGCGCCTACGCGGGCTGCGCGAGTTCTACGGCGGCCCGGTGTGGAAGGAGCACGGCCCGGCCGCCAACGACACGATGCTGGACTCGGACGACGTACTGCTGCTGAAAGAGATCGTGCCGCTGCCACCGCGAGCGGACCGCGAACCCGCCGCCCTGACCGCGACCGTCTGGTTCCGGGACCGCCCGTTCGACGCCGAGTTCACCGCCTGGTTCGCAGCCCGGGCGGCCGGGGCCGTGGCGGTGCTCGCCACCGAGTACGCGGTGAACGACTTCCCGGCCCTGCCCGTGCGCGAGGGCGAGCACGCGTTCGTGTGGTTCGCCCGCCACGAGGAGACGGTCGAGGTGCCGGCCCGCTTCGGCGTGACCGGCACCGATCGTCTTCACCTGCTGGCGACCGTCCGGTCCGCCTTCCGGTGA
- a CDS encoding Rrf2 family transcriptional regulator translates to MAANSRVTIAAHALAWLELARQRGRPWLTSDEVAASVKTNPVILRRSLGDLHKAGLVRSRRGAGAGFSLARPAEEITMLDVWNAVSPEPLLALHRSEPNQECPVGAGIKPALTDTYDEATEAFRAALARRTIAGILEKILNS, encoded by the coding sequence ATGGCGGCTAACAGCAGGGTGACGATTGCGGCGCACGCACTGGCGTGGCTGGAGCTGGCGCGGCAGCGCGGGCGTCCGTGGCTGACCTCCGACGAGGTGGCGGCGAGCGTCAAGACCAATCCGGTGATCCTCCGACGCAGCCTGGGCGACCTGCACAAGGCGGGGCTGGTCCGGTCGCGGCGCGGGGCGGGGGCGGGGTTCTCGCTGGCCCGCCCGGCCGAGGAGATCACCATGCTCGACGTGTGGAACGCGGTGTCTCCCGAGCCACTGCTGGCCCTGCACCGTTCCGAGCCCAACCAGGAGTGCCCGGTCGGCGCCGGGATAAAGCCGGCCCTGACCGACACCTACGACGAGGCCACCGAGGCGTTCCGGGCGGCCCTGGCCCGCCGGACCATCGCCGGGATTCTGGAGAAGATCCTCAACTCATGA
- a CDS encoding calcium-binding protein, with amino-acid sequence MNRRTLSAIGATALAVVASPFLFSSPASAAGAGSAKVVGTNKVQFTASAGSTNSLTITISGRTVTLDDRVAIKAGRGCKAVKGDRTKVRCITAKATTRLSASLGDRNDTLRNKTSVYLYATGGSGADTLIGGSGRDDFYGGTGGDRLYGNNASDHLFGESGADRIVGGEGPDKLWAGSGDDRIWGGPGWDFIVGEGGDDIVAAGDDADYVYGSAGHDTLYGGAGEDIIGGNDGNDVIWGETGADKIEGGDGHDTIHAGSGERVTYNGAVVGDIAVGGLGDDHIFGEDDRDFIVGEQGGDELFGGAGDDYVTGGDGSDLVRGGEGDDLVAGGRIHVQAGLIEDRNGYDLVDGGTNTAVGDYCYVTVWSGDEGCEVLPADGGGEGMKRRAVFSGLSAGWQ; translated from the coding sequence GTGAATCGGCGGACTCTGTCCGCCATCGGTGCGACCGCACTCGCGGTCGTCGCCTCGCCGTTCCTGTTCTCGTCGCCCGCCTCGGCGGCCGGGGCGGGGTCGGCCAAGGTCGTCGGGACGAACAAGGTGCAGTTCACCGCGTCGGCGGGCAGCACCAACTCGTTGACCATCACGATCTCCGGCCGGACGGTCACGCTCGACGACCGGGTGGCGATCAAGGCGGGTAGGGGCTGCAAGGCGGTCAAGGGCGACCGCACCAAGGTCCGGTGCATCACCGCGAAGGCGACGACGCGGCTCAGTGCCTCGCTCGGGGACCGCAACGACACCCTTCGCAACAAGACGTCGGTCTACCTGTACGCCACCGGCGGCTCCGGCGCCGACACCCTGATCGGCGGCTCCGGCCGGGACGACTTCTACGGTGGCACCGGCGGTGACCGGCTGTACGGCAACAACGCCAGTGACCACCTGTTCGGTGAGTCCGGAGCGGACCGGATCGTCGGCGGAGAGGGCCCGGACAAGCTCTGGGCCGGCTCCGGTGACGACCGGATCTGGGGCGGTCCCGGCTGGGACTTCATCGTCGGGGAGGGCGGCGACGACATCGTGGCCGCCGGTGACGACGCCGACTACGTCTACGGTTCCGCAGGCCACGACACGCTCTACGGCGGGGCCGGCGAGGACATCATCGGCGGCAACGACGGCAACGACGTCATCTGGGGCGAGACCGGCGCCGACAAGATCGAGGGCGGCGACGGTCACGACACGATCCACGCCGGCAGCGGGGAGCGGGTCACCTACAACGGCGCCGTCGTCGGCGACATCGCCGTGGGTGGTCTCGGTGACGACCACATCTTCGGTGAGGACGACCGGGATTTCATCGTCGGTGAGCAGGGTGGCGACGAGCTCTTCGGAGGTGCCGGGGACGACTACGTCACCGGTGGCGACGGCAGCGACCTGGTTCGCGGCGGCGAGGGTGACGACCTGGTGGCCGGCGGGCGGATCCACGTGCAGGCGGGGCTCATCGAGGACCGCAATGGTTACGACCTCGTCGACGGCGGCACCAATACCGCCGTCGGCGACTACTGCTACGTGACCGTGTGGTCGGGTGACGAAGGGTGCGAGGTCCTTCCGGCGGACGGCGGTGGCGAGGGCATGAAGCGCCGCGCCGTCTTCTCGGGGCTGTCAGCCGGCTGGCAGTGA
- a CDS encoding TetR/AcrR family transcriptional regulator yields MPYRPTALTRQNALDKRDGFLRAARGLVAADGFKAATVAAIAARCQASVGSVYSYFDSRDRLLAEVFRSAAGHEVDLVRAAVADAGQQASERIGELIRIFSGRALHGRRMAWALLFEPVSPVVEAERLVYRSSYTDIGEQIIRDGLASGDFVPQDARLASSAVMGAVSEALVGWIRPDSAEPSESELESVIEGIRSFCFRALGVSYAGGVR; encoded by the coding sequence ATGCCTTACCGGCCGACCGCGTTGACCAGGCAGAACGCGTTGGACAAGCGAGACGGGTTCCTGCGTGCCGCCCGAGGCCTGGTGGCCGCCGACGGGTTCAAGGCCGCCACCGTCGCCGCCATCGCGGCCCGGTGCCAGGCCAGCGTCGGCTCGGTGTACTCGTACTTCGACAGCCGCGACCGCCTGCTCGCCGAGGTGTTCCGCAGCGCCGCCGGCCATGAGGTCGACCTGGTCCGGGCGGCCGTGGCCGATGCCGGCCAGCAGGCGTCGGAGCGGATCGGCGAGCTGATCCGGATCTTCAGCGGGCGGGCGCTGCACGGCCGGCGGATGGCCTGGGCGCTGCTGTTCGAGCCGGTCAGCCCGGTCGTCGAGGCGGAACGTCTGGTCTACCGCAGCTCCTACACCGACATCGGCGAGCAGATCATCCGGGACGGGCTGGCCAGCGGCGACTTCGTGCCGCAGGACGCCCGGCTGGCGTCGTCGGCGGTGATGGGCGCGGTGTCCGAGGCGCTCGTCGGATGGATCCGGCCGGACAGCGCCGAGCCGTCGGAGAGCGAGCTGGAGAGCGTGATCGAGGGGATCCGGTCGTTCTGTTTCCGGGCCCTCGGAGTTTCGTACGCGGGGGGAGTCCGATGA
- a CDS encoding patatin-like phospholipase family protein, producing the protein MTVSPTLATAQQALADQSVSRTLGTRLVAFGRGSAVVELDIRPDISNHHGAVHDGIVAYAADTAITFAGGAAALGPDIVTSGLTIDYLAPAQGRTLRATGTVLRAEGRRAACRCELHAVAEDGTATLVAVAQGTIEARSAPPVVTKAAGRRGPTVQEVLTERRRTGKNDDGATVALVIEGGGMRGIVSAAMAAAIEEEGYLDAVDLIVGTSAGAVNATAVAVGAAGPMADSYAEIFSSPEFIDVRRFVRGRPVIDGPLLVQRVDELFGFGALAGTAQAEKLVMVATDVATGRAEALTGFTDRDDLVGCLHASGLLPLLAGDPVELRGRRWLDGGIVEAVPVLTAAARGATHAIVLATRPPGTQPAYGAADVVVERYLRRLNPELAAAYRGRPHRYRETLQQVRDGWSHGLSTLCMAPRVDDPLPGRLERDQTALRAARDAAAAVARTVLKELR; encoded by the coding sequence ATGACCGTTTCGCCGACCCTGGCCACCGCGCAGCAGGCGCTGGCCGACCAGTCCGTGAGCCGGACCCTCGGGACGCGGCTGGTCGCGTTCGGTCGGGGCAGCGCCGTCGTCGAGCTCGACATCCGGCCGGACATCAGCAACCACCACGGCGCCGTGCACGACGGGATCGTCGCCTACGCCGCCGACACCGCGATCACCTTCGCCGGTGGGGCGGCGGCGCTCGGACCCGACATCGTCACGTCCGGCCTGACCATCGACTATCTCGCCCCGGCCCAGGGCCGCACGCTGCGGGCGACCGGCACCGTGTTGCGGGCCGAGGGCCGCCGGGCCGCCTGCCGGTGTGAGCTGCACGCGGTCGCCGAGGACGGCACCGCGACCCTGGTCGCCGTCGCGCAGGGCACGATCGAGGCCCGGTCCGCGCCGCCGGTCGTGACAAAAGCGGCCGGCCGCCGTGGGCCCACCGTGCAGGAGGTGCTCACCGAGCGCCGCCGCACCGGGAAGAACGACGACGGCGCCACCGTCGCGCTGGTCATCGAGGGTGGCGGCATGCGCGGCATCGTGTCCGCCGCGATGGCCGCGGCGATCGAGGAGGAGGGCTACCTCGACGCGGTCGACCTGATCGTCGGCACGTCGGCCGGTGCGGTCAACGCCACCGCGGTCGCGGTCGGCGCGGCCGGGCCGATGGCCGACTCGTACGCCGAGATCTTCTCCTCGCCCGAGTTCATCGACGTGCGCCGGTTCGTCCGCGGCCGCCCGGTGATCGACGGGCCGCTGCTGGTCCAGCGGGTCGACGAGCTGTTCGGCTTCGGTGCGCTGGCCGGCACCGCCCAGGCCGAGAAACTCGTCATGGTCGCCACCGACGTGGCCACCGGCCGAGCCGAGGCCCTCACCGGCTTCACCGACCGCGACGACCTGGTCGGCTGCCTGCACGCCTCCGGACTGCTGCCACTGCTCGCCGGTGACCCGGTCGAGCTGCGCGGCCGCCGCTGGCTGGACGGCGGCATCGTCGAGGCGGTGCCGGTGCTGACCGCGGCCGCCCGCGGCGCCACCCACGCGATCGTGCTGGCCACCCGGCCGCCCGGCACTCAGCCCGCCTACGGCGCCGCCGATGTGGTGGTGGAACGCTACCTGCGCCGGCTCAACCCCGAGCTGGCCGCCGCCTACCGGGGCCGCCCGCACCGCTACCGGGAGACCCTGCAGCAGGTCCGGGACGGCTGGTCGCACGGGCTGAGCACACTGTGTATGGCCCCGCGCGTCGACGACCCGCTGCCCGGCCGGCTGGAACGCGACCAGACCGCACTGCGGGCCGCCCGGGACGCGGCGGCCGCCGTCGCCCGGACCGTCCTGAAGGAGCTGCGGTGA
- a CDS encoding acyl-CoA dehydrogenase family protein: protein MTHDVVNQAPPRAGLNEFLINPALTEAVDRYGAGWATASLTEVGELVGRADFQRDAELANTHPPVFTAHDRWGHRVDAVDFHPGYHRVIGAAIEHGAHTSCWSAPQPGAHVARAATFMLFAQVEAGHACPVSMTHAVVPSLRLTTDLAGEWLPKVYSRVYDPELRDPAVKTSAIFGMAMTEKQGGSDVRANSTRAMPAGDGTWRLTGHKWFCSAPQSDAFLVLAQAPGGLSCFLVPRVLPGGDRNVFRIQRLKDKLGNRSNASSEIELDATVGRLLGEEGRGVRTIIEMVAQTRLDCVLGSAAGMRQSVAEAAWHVRHRSAFGATLIDQPAMTAVIADLQLEAEAATWTALRLAAAYDSDDDESVAFRRLATAVGKYWVCKRGPNHAYEALECLGGNGYTESFPLARRYREQPVMAVWEGSGNVIALDVLRAMSREPSSVEAVDRELSSALGVHAAYDTHVATTRKLIAQVAGDPSAAAGSARRVVEALALGLQGAVLIRQAPAAVSDAFVAARLGPDRALEYGALDPGPALAAIAARA from the coding sequence GTGACCCACGACGTCGTCAACCAGGCCCCGCCCCGGGCCGGTCTCAACGAGTTCCTGATCAACCCGGCGCTGACCGAGGCCGTCGACCGCTACGGCGCCGGGTGGGCCACGGCGTCGCTGACCGAGGTCGGCGAGCTGGTCGGCCGGGCGGACTTCCAGCGCGACGCCGAACTCGCCAACACCCATCCGCCGGTCTTCACCGCGCACGACCGCTGGGGCCACCGGGTCGACGCGGTCGACTTCCACCCCGGCTACCACCGGGTGATCGGCGCCGCGATCGAGCACGGCGCGCACACCAGCTGCTGGTCCGCACCGCAGCCGGGCGCCCACGTGGCCCGGGCCGCCACGTTCATGCTGTTCGCCCAGGTCGAGGCCGGTCACGCCTGCCCGGTCAGCATGACCCACGCGGTGGTGCCGTCGCTGCGCCTGACCACCGACCTCGCCGGCGAGTGGCTGCCCAAGGTCTACTCGCGCGTCTACGACCCGGAGTTGCGGGACCCCGCGGTGAAGACGTCGGCGATCTTCGGCATGGCCATGACCGAGAAACAGGGCGGATCAGATGTACGGGCGAACTCCACCCGAGCGATGCCGGCCGGCGACGGCACCTGGCGCCTGACCGGCCACAAGTGGTTCTGCTCGGCACCCCAGTCGGACGCGTTCCTCGTCCTCGCCCAGGCCCCCGGCGGACTGTCCTGCTTCCTGGTCCCGAGGGTGCTGCCCGGCGGCGACCGCAACGTGTTCCGCATCCAGCGCCTCAAGGACAAACTCGGCAACCGGTCGAACGCGTCCAGCGAGATCGAACTCGACGCGACCGTCGGCCGGCTCCTCGGCGAGGAGGGCCGCGGCGTCCGCACGATCATCGAGATGGTCGCCCAGACCCGCCTCGACTGCGTGCTCGGCAGCGCCGCCGGGATGCGCCAGTCGGTCGCCGAGGCGGCCTGGCACGTCCGGCACCGCAGCGCCTTCGGGGCGACCCTGATCGACCAGCCGGCCATGACCGCGGTGATCGCCGACCTCCAGCTCGAAGCCGAGGCCGCCACCTGGACCGCCCTCCGGCTCGCCGCCGCCTACGACTCCGACGACGACGAGTCGGTCGCCTTCCGGCGGCTGGCCACCGCGGTCGGCAAATACTGGGTGTGCAAACGGGGGCCGAACCACGCCTACGAGGCCCTCGAATGCCTCGGCGGAAACGGCTACACCGAGAGCTTCCCGCTGGCCCGCCGCTACCGCGAACAGCCGGTGATGGCGGTGTGGGAGGGCTCCGGCAACGTGATCGCGCTCGACGTGCTGCGCGCCATGTCCCGGGAGCCGTCCTCGGTGGAGGCGGTCGACCGTGAACTGTCGTCCGCCCTCGGCGTACACGCGGCCTACGACACCCACGTCGCCACCACCCGCAAACTGATCGCCCAGGTGGCCGGCGACCCGTCCGCGGCCGCCGGATCGGCCCGCCGGGTGGTCGAGGCGCTGGCCCTCGGCCTTCAGGGGGCGGTGCTGATCCGGCAGGCCCCGGCGGCGGTGTCCGACGCGTTCGTGGCCGCCCGCCTCGGCCCCGACCGCGCTCTGGAGTACGGCGCCCTCGACCCCGGCCCGGCCCTAGCCGCGATCGCGGCCCGCGCCTGA
- a CDS encoding pyridoxal-dependent decarboxylase, translating to MDLDDRCYELAFPGATDLTYPHLAELVTGRLLNNVGDPFQPGHGRSHTKDAEVQVVRWLGALFGAGDDVWGYVAGGATEGTLHAVDEAVTAHPDVMVYASAAAHYSIAKAAHLVRAPLVRVATDDDDRMSLDDLRARLRAGSGRAAMIVATVGTTEREAVDDVAGIAGLCDDLGITRRRIHVDAALAGVPRALLPDGTPGFGFRAGATSLVVSGHKFLSTLTPCAVILYPRRPAAQSREQISYIGTADTTISGSRSGHTPLLLAASLLGQGRGGHRRRAQRSRDLAAYTYDALCRIGWPAQRLPDAFTITLAQPDRLPRPWMLGGDERTGRIICMPGVDQAWVAELVSDLEARLRGRIHVPAPRPRRIESSGAGRDRG from the coding sequence ATGGATCTCGACGACCGCTGTTACGAGCTGGCGTTTCCGGGTGCCACCGATCTGACCTATCCGCACCTGGCCGAGCTGGTCACCGGGCGGCTGCTCAACAATGTCGGTGACCCGTTCCAGCCGGGGCACGGCCGCAGCCACACCAAGGACGCCGAGGTGCAGGTGGTGCGGTGGCTGGGTGCCCTGTTCGGGGCCGGTGACGATGTCTGGGGTTATGTGGCCGGCGGCGCCACCGAGGGCACGCTGCACGCCGTCGACGAGGCGGTCACCGCCCATCCGGACGTGATGGTCTACGCGTCGGCGGCCGCCCACTACTCGATCGCCAAGGCGGCCCACCTGGTCCGCGCGCCGCTGGTGCGGGTGGCCACCGACGACGACGATCGGATGAGCCTCGACGATCTGCGGGCGCGGTTGCGGGCCGGTTCCGGACGGGCCGCGATGATCGTGGCCACGGTGGGCACGACCGAGCGGGAGGCGGTCGACGACGTGGCCGGGATCGCCGGGCTCTGCGACGACCTGGGGATCACCCGCCGCCGGATCCACGTGGACGCGGCGCTGGCCGGAGTGCCACGGGCGCTGCTGCCGGACGGCACGCCGGGCTTCGGTTTCCGCGCCGGGGCGACGAGTCTGGTGGTCAGCGGGCACAAGTTCCTGTCCACGCTGACGCCGTGTGCGGTGATCCTCTATCCCCGGCGCCCGGCGGCGCAGAGCCGGGAGCAGATCTCCTACATCGGTACGGCCGACACGACGATCAGTGGCTCCCGGTCCGGGCACACGCCGTTGCTGCTGGCCGCGTCGCTGCTCGGGCAGGGCCGTGGTGGGCACCGACGGCGGGCGCAGCGGTCGCGGGATCTGGCCGCGTACACGTACGACGCGTTGTGCCGGATCGGCTGGCCGGCGCAGCGGCTGCCGGACGCGTTCACGATCACCCTGGCCCAGCCGGACCGCCTACCCCGCCCGTGGATGTTGGGCGGGGACGAGCGGACCGGTCGGATCATCTGCATGCCCGGTGTCGATCAGGCCTGGGTCGCCGAGCTGGTCAGCGACCTGGAGGCGCGGCTGCGTGGCCGGATCCACGTGCCCGCCCCGAGACCGCGGCGCATCGAGTCGTCAGGCGCGGGCCGCGATCGCGGCTAG